A window of Halichoerus grypus chromosome 12, mHalGry1.hap1.1, whole genome shotgun sequence contains these coding sequences:
- the PSMC2 gene encoding 26S proteasome regulatory subunit 7: protein MPDYLGADQRKTKEDEKDDKPIRALDEGDIALLKTYGQSTYSRQIKQVEDDIQQLLKKINELTGIKESDTGLAPPALWDLAADKQTLQSEQPLQVARCTKIINADSEDPKYIINVKQFAKFVVDLSDQVAPTDIEEGMRVGVDRNKYQIHIPLPPKIDPTVTMMQVEEKPDVTYSDVGGCKEQIEKLREVVETPLLHPERFVNLGIEPPKGVLLFGPPGTGKTLCARAVANRTDACFIRVIGSELVQKYVGEGARMVRELFEMARTKKACLIFFDEIDAIGGARFDDGAGGDNEVQRTMLELINQLDGFDPRGNIKVLMATNRPDTLDPALMRPGRLDRKIEFSLPDLEGRTHIFKIHARSMSVERDIRFELLARLCPNSTGAEIRSVCTEAGMFAIRARRKIATEKDFLEAVNKVIKSYAKFSATPRYMTYN from the exons ATGCCGGATTACCTCGGTGCCGATCAGCGGAAAACCAAAGAGGATGAGAAGGACGACAAGCCCATCCGAG cTCTGGATGAGGGGGATATTGCCTTGCTGAAAACTTAT GGTCAAAGCACTTACTCTAGGCAGATAAAGCAGGTTGAAGATGACATTCAGCAACTTCTCAAGAAAATTAATGAGCTCACTG GTATTAAAGAGTCTGATACTGGCCTGGCCCCACCAGCACTCTGGGATTTGGCTGCAGATAAGCAAACACTGCAGAGTGAACAGCCTTTGCAGGTTGCGAG GTGTACGAAGATAATCAATGCTGATTCGGAGGACCCAAAGTACATTATCAATGTGAAGCAGTTTGCCAAGTTTGTGGTGGACCTCAGTGATCAGGTAGCACCTACTGACATTGAAGAAGGGATGAGAGTTGG GGTGGACAGAAATAAGTATCAGATTCACATTCCGCTGCCTCCCAAGATTGACCCAACAGTTACCATGATGCAG gTGGAAGAAAAACCTGATGTCACATACAGTGATGTGGGTGGCTGTAAGGAACAGATTGAGAAACTTCGAGAAGTAGTAGAAACGCCATTACTTCAT CCAGAGAGGTTTGTTAACCTTGGCATTGAGCCTCCCAAGGGTGTGCTGCTCTTTGGTCCGCCGGGTACAGGCAAGACCCTCTGTGCTCGGGCAGTTGCCAACAGGACTGACGCTTGCTTCATTCGAGTTATTGGATCTGAACTTGTACAGAAGTACGTCGGTGAG GGGGCTCGAATGGTTCGTGAGCTCTTTGAAATGGCCAGAACAAAAAAAGCCTGCcttatcttctttgatgaaattgATGCTATTGGAG GGGCTCGTTTTGATGATGGTGCTGGAGGAGACAACGAAGTGCAGAGAACGATGCTGGAACTGATCAATCAGCTGGATGGTTTTGATCCTCGAGGTAACATTAAAGTGCTGATGGCCACTAACAGACCTGATACTTTGGATCCAGCACTGATGAGGCCAGGGAGATTGGACAGAAAGATTGAATTTAGCTTACCTGATCTGGAG GGTCGGACTCACATTTTTAAGATTCACGCTCGTTCAATGAGTGTTGAAAGAGACATCAGATTTGAGTTGTTAGCCCGACTGTGTCCAAATAGCACGG GTGCTGAGATTAGAAGCGTCTGCACAGAAGCTGGTATGTTTGCCATCAGAGCACGGCGAAAAATTGCTACTGAAAAGGATTTCTTGGAGGCTGTAAATAAGGTCATTAAGTCTTATGCCAAATTCAGTGCTACTCCCCGCTATATGACATACAACTGA